ACAAACATACGGTTTTTAGATAAGAATGGTTATATGAAAAGATGACATAAAGAAAAATTTTTGCGTGAGGCATGCGGAGGGTGGGCGTTAGCCCAGTGCGGAGCGAAGCGAAGCACCGAAGCGATAGCGTAGCCCGCAGCACGCCGACCTTGTGGGCATGAGCGTAGCGAATGCCCACAAGGGCACGCCCAAAAAATCTTCATAATAAACTTAATTTGTCTGAAAAAATGTATATTTTTGCTAATTATGATTAGAACTCTGCAAGGTAAAACGCCTATCATCGGCAAAAATTGCTTTATTGCTCAAAACAGCATCATTATTGGAGATGTAGTTATCGGCGATGAGTGTAGTATATGGTTTAATGTAGTTATCCGCGGGGATGTGCATAGTATTCGTATCGGCAGCCGTACGAATATTCAAGATGGGGCTATTTTACATTGCACTTATCAAAAGTACTCTTTGACAATTGGGAATAATGTATCTATTGGTCATGGTGCTATTGTGCATGGCTGCGTAATTGAGGATAATGTACTCATTGGAATGGGCGCTAAAGTATTAGATGGAGCAGTAGTGAGAAAAAATAGCATTATTGCTGCAGGTGCCGTAGTGCTATCGAATACAGAAGTACCAGAAGGTAGCTTATATGCGGGTAATCCTGCTACATTCAAAAAACGATTGGATGAACACTCTATTGCGCTTATCCATCAAACGGCAGATAATTATGTCAAGTACAAAGAGTGGTACGCAGGCGAAACTTGGTAGAGAATGTCAAAAATTAAACAGTATTTAGAGGTTGTTTTTCCAGGGGTTTTATTGGCAGCCACAGGAATTGGAGCAAGCGATTTTTTTGGGGCTACTTGGGCGGGTACAGTAGCAGGTACAAGCCTTTTATGGGCTATTGTGTTAGGGGTTTTGCTCAAATATTTTCTTACGGTAGGAATGGCTAAATGGCAACTGTATTCAGGTCAAACGATATTAGAAACTTGGCTTACTGCTTTTCCGAAGTGGATTCAGATTATTTTTATCCTTTACTTTCTTGTATGGGCAATTTTAGTTTCTGCGGCGCTAATGGGTGCATGTGGGTTAGCTATCCATCAACTTGATGTGCCTAAATTACACGATTATTCAAAATACAATAACGCTATCTATGCTGCTTTACATGGATTTATAGGTTGGATATTTGTTCGTTTTATTCGGTTTGAAGGTTTTGAGAAGTTTATTTCTTTGGTAGTGGGCTTCATGTTTTTGGCTATACTACTTAGCTGTTTTAGAGTAGAGGTACAAGGTAATATGCTGGATTTACCTGCGTTTCCGATAGAAAAACCTGTGGTTATTTTGGCAATTATCAGCGGCATAGGGGGAACGGTTACTTTACTTTCTTTTAGCTATTGGATAAAAGAAAAAGGTTGGAATAGATTATCAAACTTCAAAGAAGTGAAGTTGAGTGCGGCTGCGGGATACCTTATTTCAGGGTTGTTTGGTGCTTGTATTTTATTTATTGTGTCGCACGTATTACGCCCTCATGGAATATTAGCCGATTCAGAGGAATCAGCCAAAGAAGCTTTCAAAAAAATAGGCAGCTTAATGGACGAAAAAGTAGGTAGATATTTGTTTATTTCAGGCTTTTATGCCGCCGTAATAGGTTCAATGCTGGGAGTATGGCAAAGCGTACCTTACTTTTTTGCAAACGGATACTATTTGTTGAAAAAACGTTCTTTTGAAGGTTCTTATACAACTACTTTACCTTATCGGTATTTTCAAGCTTTTATGATACTGACTGCCATGTTTTTTTTAGTTCAGAAAGCACAAATTTTACTAGTAATGTACAGCCTTTTTGGTTCATTGTTTATGCCCATGGTAGCCATTAGCTTAATGGTTCTCAATACAAAAAAAGAAATGGGTAAGTACAAAAATTCTTTGCTCTTAAACCTTTTTTTGGCAATGGTAGTAGTGTTGTACGTTATTATTATTGCCATAGAGCTATCATTGTTGTAGAAATGTTATGAATTGATTAGTTTTGTTATATGAAGTGGTATTGTCTTTTTGTTTTGTGTTTTTCAGGGATAGTAGTGTTTGCTCAAAACTATACTAAATATATTGTAGGAGATACTAACGATGTAACCACTGCTTGCCAATACCGAATTACCTTAATGGGCGGTGCTTCTGAACATGATTCAGCAGCTAAATGGTTTTTAGAAGGGGCAGCAGGTGGAGATGTAGTAGTGCTGCGCACTTCAGGTGCAGACGGCTACAATAGCTATTTTTACAGTGGATTAGGCGTAACGGTCAATTCTGTGGAAACGATTGTGATGCATAATGCCTTAGCCGCTTATGAACCGTACGTTATCAACCGAATTAAAAATGCTGAAGCGTTGTGGTTTGCAGGGGGCAACCAATGGGAATATGTATCTTATTGGAATAACACGCCCGTAGATAGTGCTATTCACTACCTTATTCATGTTAAAAAAGCTTCTATTGGAGGTACTTCAGCAGGTATGGCTATTCAAGGAGGTATAGTTTTTACTGCTCAATATGGCACGATAAGTTCCAGCACAGCCCTCAATAATCCTTATCATACTAATGTTACTTTACTCAAACATGATTTTATTCATCATCCCCTTTTGGAGAATGTCATTACAGACACGCATTACGATAGCCCTGACCGTAGAGGAAGACACACTACTTTTATTGCTCGGGTTATGCATGAGGACAATATAGATACCTACGGCATCGCCTGTGATGAATATACAGCCGTGTGCATAGATAGTACAGGTATAGCACGCGTGTACGGAGAATATCCCACATATAATGATTTTGCGTATTTCATTCAACCTAACTGTGTGATGCCCAATACGCCTGAAGTTTGTTCGCCTGGAATGCCGCTTACTTGGAATAGAAGCGCTCAAGCCCTTAAAGTATGCAAAATACCTGGTACAAATACAGGTAACCACACTTTCAATCTCAATGATTGGAAAACTCACACTGGTGGCACATGGGAAGATTGGTATGTATTAACAGGTACATTATACACTGTTGCAGGAAGTCCACCTAACTGCACTACAGAATTACAATCTGTGCTAAGCAATACTGATATAGATTGGGAAATTTATCCTAATCCTGCACAAGAACAAATATACTTACATTTACCTACGGCAGGACAGATTAAAATCTACGACACTTTGGGTCAGCTAAAATATCAACAGGAATTGCCAAAAGGTATTCATGCGATAGACCTTACTTCTTTGAGTGCAGGGATTTACAACATCACATTTCAAACACATTCATGTATTTTTTACAAAAAATTTTGGATTAAATAGAAAGACAAAAGTTGCTTTTTTGTAACTTGCGGTCAAAATGCTTATGAGAAAAGGAATTTTTGTCTTTTTTGCTTTAACAAGCCCATGCTTGCTTTTGGCGCAAAGCGTAATAGATTCATTAGTTAAGGTGGCGCCTTGTATGAAAATTGGTGAAAAAGCCCCCGTTTTTACTGCGGTCAACCAAAATGGGGGAATAGTGAGCATGAACAAGTACAGAGGAAAAAAGAATGTACTGTTGATGTTCTATAGCGAACAAATCTACTCTCACCCTAGTAGCCCTTTACAAAGTGAAGGTCAAGCTCAAATCAGAGAATTGGTAAATGCTGCGGGCAATCTTAAAAGTAGAGACATTGAAGTGATTATGGTTACGCCTGATAGTCAAAAAGATATTTTTGACATGATTGAAGCCACAGGAGCTCAATTTTCGTTTGTGCACGATGCTAACCACCAAATCATGGACTTGTACAAGTCTTCTGTTAAAATTCCTGCTAATCACCCTGAGGTTCAGGCTATGCTTCAAAATGGAATAAAATTGACCAAGAAACCTACCGAAAAAGAATATACACTTCCTGTACCTGTTATTTATCTCATTGGTAGAGATGGAGTTATAAAAGGTGTGTTTAATGGGGCTAAGATGGACCAGTATCGTATGGAGATTGGTAGTGAAAAAGCCAATATTTACACTTGGCAATACATATCAGCCAAGCTTAACACAAAGGACTAGGTCTATTTTAAGTTCAGAACAATTAAGATTTAACTGATGAGTTTTTTAGTTTTATTTTTTGGGCGTGCCCTTGCCCACACTTCGCTTGCGCTGGTGTGGGCAAGGTCGGCGTGCTACGGGCTACGCTTTCGCTTCGGTGCTACGCTTCGCTCCGCACCGTGCTGACGCACGCCCTTCGCATGCCTCACGCAAGAGATCTCTGAAAAATTCATTTCTCTGTAAGTTATGTAAGGTTTTAGCTTGTAAGTCCTTGTACTTCAAGCTTAAACAAGGTAAAGACATGATTGCTTATGCAGTCTGCGTGAGGGGCATGGAGCATGCCGTTAGGCAGTGCGAAGCGTTAGCGAAGCACCGAAGCGAAGCGTAGTGCGGAATGCCCCGACCCTTGCGTCAGCAAGGGGCACGCCCAAAAAAGAGATTCAATTTATCAATATCTTACTGTGCTTAATTTAATTTTGAGTTGTATCTATAAAATTTGCCAAGAATTTTGTTTTGTACACGCTTCAATCAAATGAATATAAACAACGTTTGTAATATGTGGGGCTAGCCCTACTGTCTTTTTTTTAATAAGTATAGAATTTTGTAAGCAAATAATTCAGTTTAATTATCTTGAACTATGAAATGGAGTGTAATTGTAAAAGGTTCTATTTTACTTGCTATTAGTACAGTTTTTTCCTTTAAGGTAATGGCTCAGTACGCCATAGGGCATCGTACTATTACCTTCAACGATCCTTCTCGTACAGGCGGCTTTGGTTCAGGTGGAGGTCCTGGCAGACAAATCCAAACAGAGATTTACTATCCTGCTACTACTGCGGGTACGGCAACCCCAGTAGCTTCGGGAGTATTTCCTGTTATCACAGTGGGACATGGTTTTGTCATGTCTTGGGATGCTTATCAAAATTTATGGGATTATTTTGTACCAAGAGGATACATTTTAGCCTTTCCGCGCACAGAAGGAGGGTTCTCACCCAGTCATAACGACTTTGCTTTAGATTTACGAGTGGTTAACCAAAGAATGAAGTTAGAAGGTACAAATCCCAGCTCACCTTTTTATCAAAAAATAAGCAACAAAACAGCAATTATGGGACATTCTATGGGTGGGGGCGCTTCTATCTTGGCCGCTGCTGGATACACACAAGTTACTACCGTAGTAGGTTTAGCCCCTGCCGAAACTACTCCTTCGGCTATTAGTGCAGCTAGTAATGTGTCTGTACCTACACTTATATTTTCAGGCGCTCAAGATGGGG
The genomic region above belongs to Bacteroidia bacterium and contains:
- a CDS encoding gamma carbonic anhydrase family protein — protein: MIRTLQGKTPIIGKNCFIAQNSIIIGDVVIGDECSIWFNVVIRGDVHSIRIGSRTNIQDGAILHCTYQKYSLTIGNNVSIGHGAIVHGCVIEDNVLIGMGAKVLDGAVVRKNSIIAAGAVVLSNTEVPEGSLYAGNPATFKKRLDEHSIALIHQTADNYVKYKEWYAGETW
- a CDS encoding Nramp family divalent metal transporter codes for the protein MSKIKQYLEVVFPGVLLAATGIGASDFFGATWAGTVAGTSLLWAIVLGVLLKYFLTVGMAKWQLYSGQTILETWLTAFPKWIQIIFILYFLVWAILVSAALMGACGLAIHQLDVPKLHDYSKYNNAIYAALHGFIGWIFVRFIRFEGFEKFISLVVGFMFLAILLSCFRVEVQGNMLDLPAFPIEKPVVILAIISGIGGTVTLLSFSYWIKEKGWNRLSNFKEVKLSAAAGYLISGLFGACILFIVSHVLRPHGILADSEESAKEAFKKIGSLMDEKVGRYLFISGFYAAVIGSMLGVWQSVPYFFANGYYLLKKRSFEGSYTTTLPYRYFQAFMILTAMFFLVQKAQILLVMYSLFGSLFMPMVAISLMVLNTKKEMGKYKNSLLLNLFLAMVVVLYVIIIAIELSLL
- a CDS encoding T9SS type A sorting domain-containing protein; translated protein: MKWYCLFVLCFSGIVVFAQNYTKYIVGDTNDVTTACQYRITLMGGASEHDSAAKWFLEGAAGGDVVVLRTSGADGYNSYFYSGLGVTVNSVETIVMHNALAAYEPYVINRIKNAEALWFAGGNQWEYVSYWNNTPVDSAIHYLIHVKKASIGGTSAGMAIQGGIVFTAQYGTISSSTALNNPYHTNVTLLKHDFIHHPLLENVITDTHYDSPDRRGRHTTFIARVMHEDNIDTYGIACDEYTAVCIDSTGIARVYGEYPTYNDFAYFIQPNCVMPNTPEVCSPGMPLTWNRSAQALKVCKIPGTNTGNHTFNLNDWKTHTGGTWEDWYVLTGTLYTVAGSPPNCTTELQSVLSNTDIDWEIYPNPAQEQIYLHLPTAGQIKIYDTLGQLKYQQELPKGIHAIDLTSLSAGIYNITFQTHSCIFYKKFWIK
- a CDS encoding peroxiredoxin family protein, with translation MKIGEKAPVFTAVNQNGGIVSMNKYRGKKNVLLMFYSEQIYSHPSSPLQSEGQAQIRELVNAAGNLKSRDIEVIMVTPDSQKDIFDMIEATGAQFSFVHDANHQIMDLYKSSVKIPANHPEVQAMLQNGIKLTKKPTEKEYTLPVPVIYLIGRDGVIKGVFNGAKMDQYRMEIGSEKANIYTWQYISAKLNTKD